Part of the Halomarina litorea genome is shown below.
CGTAGTTCCACACCGGAGACTATGAAGGTTGGCGACGGCTAGCACGGCTTCGGCGGGTCAGTTCGCACGGCCGACAGGAAACACTGATACGGCGCTGTTCGATAGGTAGGGTAGCAGGAATGTCGACTTACGAGCCGTTCGACCCGGCGGTCGAGGTCCACGGGCGGACGATACTGGCGGTGGCGAACGAGGCACTCGCGCAGTTCGCCGAGGAGTACCGCGAGCGTGCGCTGTCGACGCTCGCGGCCCGCGGTATCGAGAACCCGGACCCGGAGGCGTGGTACCCGCAGACCGACTGGCTCGCGGTGTTCGAGCGCCTGACCGAGACGCTCGAACCCCACGTCCTCGACCGACTGGGCGAGCAGATACCGGCCGTCGCCGACTGGCCGGACGACGCGGCCGACTCGGTCGAGGCGGGCCTGCGCTCCATCGACGAGGCCTACCGCCGCAACCACCGGGGCGGCGACATCGGCTCCTACGCCTTCGAGTCCACCGGCGAGCGGGCGGGGACCGTCACCGCTCGGACCCCCTACCCCTGCGTGTTCGACCGGGGTATCGTGCGGGCCGTCGCGCGCCGCTCCGCCCCCGTCGACTCGTTCGTGCTGGTCGAAGAACGCGGCGACGGACCCTGCCGGCGGACCGGCGGCGACCACTGCACGTACAGCGTCACCTGGTGAGCGGGGACGGCGGCGTCAGTCCGGTCGGTCCGGCGGGTCGTCGGCGTGCGCGGACAGGAGTTCGACGAGTTCCTCGAGCGAGAACTGCGACATGAGGTCGAACAGCGTGCGGACCTCCTCGTAGCGCTCTCGGAGCGCCCTGACCTGCGCCAGCGTCGGCGAGTCCTCGCCGAGGCGGTCCTCGGCGCGGCGGAGCGTCCGGGTCGTGGCGTCCATCTCCCGGCGGGCGAACTGGTGGTAGACATCCTGGACGACGAACCAGAGGTCCGTGCGCGCCTCGAAGTTGACGCGACGGCCCTCCCCCGAGCGCCGGCGGACGAGGCCGACCCGGTCCAGTTGACGGGTGACGGTGCTGATGGTGGACTTCGCGTAGCCCGTCCGCTCGACGAGTTCGCCGATGGAGAGCGGTTC
Proteins encoded:
- a CDS encoding GbsR/MarR family transcriptional regulator translates to MTDEAEIREEAVEALERAAEMYGLNRSGGRVYGVLYFADEPLSIGELVERTGYAKSTISTVTRQLDRVGLVRRRSGEGRRVNFEARTDLWFVVQDVYHQFARREMDATTRTLRRAEDRLGEDSPTLAQVRALRERYEEVRTLFDLMSQFSLEELVELLSAHADDPPDRPD